A part of Catharus ustulatus isolate bCatUst1 chromosome 8, bCatUst1.pri.v2, whole genome shotgun sequence genomic DNA contains:
- the ADRA2A gene encoding alpha-2A adrenergic receptor, whose product MFNLERPFTERGHFFSSMEYQRQLEEEEGYPPPGTNGTFNDSGAGPGWGTPYPLHTTITLISLAGLLMLFTVFGNVLVIIAVFTSRALKAPQNLFLVSLASADILVATLVIPFSLANEVMGYWYFGKVWCEIYLALDVLFCTSSIVHLCAISLDRYWSITQAIEYNLKRTPRRIKCIIFIVWVISAVISFPPLISIEKKSGQQADQGVAECKINDEKWYIISSSIGSFFAPCLIMILVYMRIYQIAKRRTRVPPNKRAERPEKKQNGLTDKEDLPATAQLNGEKAAGGSGGQEGEVNGIDMEETSSSEHQENNQCKKSERPSRGKTKTKLSQIKPGDSLPRKTEEERNTKGSRWRGRQNREKRFTFVLAVVIGVFVICWFPFFFTYTLMAVCESCSVPDTLFKFFFWFGYCNSSLNPVIYTIFNHDFRRAFKRILCRIERKRSV is encoded by the coding sequence ATGTTTAACCTGGAGCGCCCGTTCACGGAGAGGGGACACTTCTTCTCCTCCATGGAGTACCAGcggcagctggaggaggaggagggttaCCCCCCTCCCGGCACCAATGGGACTTTCAACgacagcggggccgggccgggctggggcacGCCGTACCCTCTGCACACCACCATCACTCTCATCAGTCTGGCCGGCTTGCTCATGCTCTTCACCGTCTTTGGCAACGTCCTGGTCATCATCGCTGTCTTCACCAGCCGGGCGCTCAAAGCCCCCCAGAACCTCTTCCTGGTCTCCTTAGCCTCAGCTGACATCCTGGTGGCCACTCTGGTCATCCCCTTCTCGCTGGCAAATGAGGTGATGGGGTACTGGTACTTTGGTAAAGTCTGGTGTGAGATCTACCTGGCCTTGGATGTGCTGTTCTGCACCTCCTCCATTGTGCACCTCTGTGCCATCAGCCTGGACCGCTACTGGTCCATCACACAAGCCATCGAGTACAACCTCAAGCGTACCCCGCGACGCATCAAGTGCATCATCTTCATCGTCTGGGTCATCTCAGCTGTCATCTCCTTCCCACCACTCATCTCCATCGAGAAGAAGAGCGGGCAGCAGGCTGACCAGGGGGTGGCAGAGTGCAAGATCAACGATGAGAAGTGGTACATCATCTCTTCTAGCATCGGCTCCTTCTTTGCCCCCTGCCTCATCATGATCCTGGTCTACATGCGCATCTACCAGATAGCCAAGAGGAGAACAAGGGTCCCGCCGAACAAGCGGGCAGAGCGCCCCGAGAAGAAGCAGAATGGCTTGACTGACAAGGAGGACCTGCCAGCCACAGCACAACTCAAtggggagaaggcagcaggaggcagTGGTGGGCAAGAGGGAGAGGTCAATGGCATAGACATGGAGGAGACTTCTTCCTCCGAGCACCAGGAGAACAACCAGTGTAAGAAGTCAGAGAGACCATCGAGAGGAAAGACCAAGACTAAGCTGAGCCAAATTAAGCCCGGGGACAGTTTGCCCAGGAagacagaggaggagaggaacaCCAAAGGGTCCCGCTGGAGAGGCAGGCAGAACAGGGAGAAGCGTTTCACCTTCGTGCTTGCAGTGGTGATCGGGGTCTTTGTCATCTGCTGGTTCCCCTTCTTCTTCACCTACACGCTGATGGCCGTCTGCGAGAGCTGCTCCGTGCCCGACACCCTCTTCAAGTTCTTCTTCTGGTTCGGTTACTGCAATAGCTCCTTGAACCCTGTCATCTATACCATTTTCAACCATGACTTCAGACGGGCCTTTAAAAGGATCCTCTGCAGGATAGAGAGGAAAAGGAGTGTTTGA